A section of the Phaseolus vulgaris cultivar G19833 chromosome 8, P. vulgaris v2.0, whole genome shotgun sequence genome encodes:
- the LOC137826731 gene encoding uncharacterized protein isoform X1 produces the protein MDTVVSTTIESTVKTVGRVVKRQVGYFFNYKDKFKELKSYIQKLEHNRERLQHQVDDALRNADEIENDVQGCLKLMDEKIKEYKSYIHNEYHAKTICSLGFFPNNFQLRYQLGREATKKVEEIIRDELWKKGFDNVSYQKGPSIDATFSNMGYESFPSRNTNMEMILKALEDSTVDMIGVHGPGGVGKTALVKEVAKIVQEKKLFKTVVIANISRNPDFKKIQGQIADMLGMRLEGESEIARVDRIRKRLKNEKENALIILDDLWDGLDLNKLGIPCNDDESQRGVSNISDFGNNDDISNFAYNKTKKKELSKVDLNSMKKEKLFRRYKGGKVLLTSRYKQVLCNQMDVQQSSTFSVGVLDKKEAETLLKKVADVKTSEFDENAIEIAKWSAGFPIALVSIGRTLKHKSLSAWEDVCQQIKRQSFTEEWGFTDFSIKLSYDHLKNEQLKCIFLHCARMGHDALIMDLVKFCIGLNLLQGVHTITDARKRVKEVIHELEESSLLVRSYSDDRFTMHDIVRDVAISISSKEKHVFFMKNSILDEWPHEDDFERYTAIFLHYCDINDELPESIHCPRLEVLHIDNKSESFEIPDDFFKSMVRLRVLVLTGVNLSCLPSSIKCLKKLRILCLERCTLGNNLSIIGELKNLRILTLSGSKYESLPLEFGQLNKLQLLDISNCSKLREIRSNIIPRMNTLEELYIRDNLILWEAEENINSGNARMSELRNLNQLQNLDIHIQSSGHFPRNLFFDNLKSYKIVIGEFNLLNLNKVGEFKVPDKYEEVKFLALNLEEGIDIHSEKWVKMLLKNVECLLLGELNDVQDIFYELNVEGFPNLKHLSIVNNFGIKYIINPAERFYPLLTFPKLESIWLYKLHNLEIICDNRLVEASFRSLKVIKIKACVKLGNLFPFSMVRLLTVLETIEVCDCDSLKEIVSDERQTHDDKIEFPQLRVLTLKCLPTFTCLYTIDKMSDSAQSLQDRVQQHRNKDIFTDIENGVINSCLPLFNEKVSIPKLEWLELSSINIQKIWSDQYDHCFQNLLTLNVTDCGNLKYLLSLSMAGSLVNLQSLFLSECEMMEDIFPSENEEYIDVFPKLKKIEIICMENLGTIWNSHIGLHSFRSLDSLIITECHKLVTIFPCYMGQRFHNLQSLTVTNCNLVENIFDFTNIPHSYDIIETNLDNIFLEMLPNLIHVWKDNTCEILKYNNLRSISVDESKNLKYLFPLSISIDLEKLEVLKIRDCGAMKEIVAWDKHASEDAINFKFPHLNTLSLIDLNDLRSFYSGAHTLEWPALKELDIVDCIMLEGLTSKIINSTVQPIVLATEKVLYNLENMSFSLNEAEWLQKYIANVHKMHKLEELTLFGLNNSEILFWFLHRLPNLKILSLKLCHLERIWGFENLISREKIGVVMQLEEFRLNCMWALEEIGFEHDVLLQRVKCLIILQCKKLRNLASSSVSFSYLRYLEVGNCMMRNLMTTSTAKTLVQLKTMKVSSCPMIVEIVAENVEEKVEEIEFKVLESLELVSLQNLKCFSNVEKCDLKFPLLEKLVVSECPQMTKLSEVQSAPNLEKVHVAAEEKDKWYWEGDLNATLQKHFTDQVSFEYSKYARLIDYPETKGVRHDKPVFPDNFFNCLEKLEFDAACKRDVLIPSHVLLHLKNLKELNVHSSNAVKVIFDIDEIEIKMKRIFFRLEKLTLKNLQNLKCVWKENLEGTVSFPNLQEVVVHGCGSLVTLFSVSLARNLEKLKTLEIQECDKLVEIVEKEDAMETGMTVFVFPCLYHLTFSSMPLLSCFYPGKHHLECPLLYSLHVQYCPKLKLFTSNFDDGENQGVIEAPISPLQQPLFSVEILSSPKLKKLVLNEKIIMLLSDARLPQDLLYKLNHLSLCFGDDNNEKDTLPFDFFHKVPNLEELVVENCFGLKEIFPSQKLQVHDTVLVRLKELFLLQLNELDWVGLEHPWVQPYSEKLELLYLSNCPQVEKIVYFAVSFINLKQLYVKLCEKMEYLFTFTTLKSLVKLESLVVEECESIKEIAKNEDEDDCDEIVFGQLTLIELNCLPSLVSFYSGNATLRCSSLVAVKVTECPNMETFSQGVIKAPTLLGIQTSEDIDVTFNDDLNTTIRRLFHQKDFFNYSKRRILDYYLEMTKVQHKKPAISDNFFGSFKKLEFDAAFNRPLLIPSHVLPYLKNLEELNVHSSDAIQVIFDIDESEVKMKGIVYCLKKLTLKKLSNLKCVWKEYSRGIVSFPNLQEVVVKDCGSLVTLFSSFLAKNLEKLETLRMKRCEKLIEIVGKEDGMEHGTTLMFELPVLSLLCLENMPLLSCFYPKKHHLECPSLKVLFVICCPNLKLFSSDFDDSQKRVIEASISPIQQPLLSVEKVSPKLVALAFNEENIKLMSYAHLPQDLLCKLKFLVVYFEDNNEKGTLPFDFFHKVPNLELLFVHQCFGLKEIFPSQKLQVHDTIFVRLKQLYLQQLNELEWIGLEHPWVQPYCEKT, from the exons ATGGACACAGTTGTCTCTACAACAATTGAGAGTACAGTGAAAACTGTAGGACGCGTGGTCAAACGACAAGTGGGCTACTTTTTCAATTACAAAGACAAATTTAAAGAGTTGAAATCTTACATTCAGAAGTTGGAACATAATAGGGAGAGGCTACAACATCAAGTTGATGATGCACTAAGGAATGCAGATGAAATTGAAAATGACGTTCAAGGTTGCTTAAAGCTGATGGATGAGAAGATAAAAGAATACAAAAGCTATATTCACAATGAATATCATGCAAAGACAATTTGCTCACTTGGTTTCTTTCCAAATAACTTCCAACTGAGGTATCAACTAGGCAGAGAAGCTACAAAGAAGGTAGAGGAAATCATACGAGATGAACTTTGGAAGAAAGGATTTGACAATGTTTCGTATCAAAAAGGCCCATCCATTGATGCTACTTTTTCAAACATGGGCTATGAGAGCTTTCCGTCTAGAAATACAAATATGGAGATGATTTTGAAAGCACTGGAAGACTCTACTGTTGATATGATTGGAGTTCATGGGCCTGGTGGTGTTGGTAAGACCGCTTTAGTGAAAGAAGTTGCTAAGATAGTTCAAGAAAAGAAGTTGTTCAAGACCGTGGTTATAGCAAATATTAGCAGAAATCCTgatttcaaaaaaattcaagGACAAATTGCTGACATGCTAGGAATGAGATTAGAAGGGGAAAGTGAGATTGCAAGAGTAGATCGTATTAGAAAGAGGTTAAAGAACGAAAAGGAGAACGCCCTTATTATCCTTGATGATCTATGGGATGGATTGGACTTGAATAAACTTGGGATTCCATGTAATGATGATGAAAGCCAACGAGGGGTCAGTAACATATCTGATTTTGGAAACAACGATGACATATCTAATTTTGCTTACAATAAGACAAAGAAAAAAGAGTTGTCCAAAGTTGATTTGAATAGCATGAAAAAGGAAAAGTTATTCAGGCGTTACAAAGGAGGCAAAGTTCTTCTAACATCTAGATATAAACAAGTACTATGTAATCAAATGGATGTGCAACAGAGCTCAACTTTTTCAGTGGGAGTCCTTGATAAAAAAGAGGCAGAGACTTTGCTTAAGAAAGTCGCTGATGTAAAAACTTCTGAGTTTGATGAGAATGCTATTGAAATTGCAAAATGGAGTGCTGGATTTCCCATAGCATTAGTTTCCATAGGAAGGACACTAAAGCATAAAAGCTTATCCGCATGGGAGGATGTTTGTCAACAAATTAAAAGACAAAGTTTTACAGAAGAATGGGGATTTACTGACTTCTCTATCAAGTTGAGCTACGATCATCTAAAAAATGAGCAGCTAAAGTGTATTTTCTTACATTGTGCAAGAATGGGACATGATGCTTTGATTATGGACTTGGTCAAATTTTGCATTGGTTTGAATTTGCTGCAAGGAGTCCACACAATTACAGATGCGAGGAAAAGAGTGAAGGAGGTTATACATGAGCTAGAAGAATCGAGTTTGTTAGTGAGGAGTTATTCTGATGACCGCTTCACCATGCATGACATTGTGCGAGATGTTGCTATTTCAATATCATCTAAAGAAAAACATgtgttttttatgaaaaattccattcttgatgagtggcctcacGAAGATGACTTTGAAAGGTACACTGCCATTTTTTTACACTATTGTGACATCAATGATGAGCTTCCTGAGAGTATACATTGTCCTAGACTTGAAGTCTTACATATTGACAATAAAAGTGAATCTTTCGAAATACCAGATGACTTTTTTAAATCTATGGTTCGACTTAGAGTGTTGGTATTGACTGGTGTTAATCTATCTTGCTTACCTTCATCAATTAAATGCCTAAAAAAACTAAGAATACTTTGTTTGGAGAGATGCACTCTAGGAAATAACCTATCAATCATCGGTGAGTTAAAGAATCTACGAATCCTTACTCTTTCTGGGTCTAAATATGAAAGTTTGCCTCTTGAATTTGGGCAATTGAATAAGCTTCAGCTTTTGGACATAAGCAATTGTTCAAAACTAAGAGAAATAAGGTCCAATATCATACCAAGGATGAACACTTTAGAGGAACTTTATATCAGAGACAATCTGATTCTATGGGAGGCTGAGGAAAATATCAATAGTGGAAATGCTAGAATGTCTGAGTTGAGGAACTTGAATCAGTTGCAAAATCTAGACATACACATTCAGAGTTCTGGCCATTTTCCACGAAACTTGTTTTTCGACAATTTGAAAAGTTACAAGATTGTCATTGGTGAATTCAACTTGCTTAACTTGAATAAAGTTGGAGAATTCAAAGTCCCTGACAAGTATGAGGAGGTGAAATTTTTGGCATTGAACCTAGAAGAAGGTATTGATATTCATTCAGAAAAATGGGTTAAAATGTTGTTAAAAAATGTTGAATGTTTACTGTTGGGGGAACTCAACGATGTTCAAGATATTTTCTATGAATTAAATGTTGAGGGATTTCCAAATTTGAAGCATTTATCCATTGTAAACAATTTTGGCATTAAGTATATTATCAACCCTGCGGAGCGGTTTTACCCTTTACTCACTTTTCCCAAATTGGAGTCCATATGGCTTTACAAACTGCATAATTTGGAGATAATATGTGACAATCGGCTTGTAGAGGCATCTTTTCGTAGTTTAAAAGTGATCAAGATTAAAGCATGTGTTAAATTGGGAAACCTTTTCCCATTTTCCATGGTTCGACTCCTCACTGTGCTTGAAACAATTGAAGTCTGTGATTGTGATTCTTTGAAGGAGATAGTTTCAGATGAAAGACAAACTCATGATGACAAGATTGAGTTTCCCCAGTTACGAGTTTTAACGTTAAAGTGTTTACCAACATTTACTTGTTTATATACCATTGATAAGATGTCTGATAGTGCACAATCGTTGCAAGACCGAGTACAGCAACACAGGAACAAAGATATTTTCACTGACATCGAGAACGGGGTCATTAATTCTTGCCTTCCACTCTTCAATGAAAAG GTTTCAATTCCCAAATTAGAATGGTTGGAGTTATCCTCAATCAACATCCAGAAGATATGGAGTGACCAATATGACCATTGTTTTCAAAATTTGCTCACGTTGAACGTGACAGATTGTGGTAATTTAAAGTATTTACTATCACTCTCCATGGCTGGAAGTTTGGTGAATCTTCAAAGCCTTTTTCTAAGTGAATGTGAAATGATGGAGGATATATTTCCTTCAGAAAATGAAGAG TATATTGATGTTTTTCCAAAGTTGAAGAAAATAGAGATCATTTGCATGGAGAACCTCGGTACCATTTGGAATTCCCATATTGGTTTACATTCCTTTCGTAGTTTGGACTCTTTGATAATAACAGAGTGTCATAAACTTGTTACGATTTTTCCTTGTTATATGGGGCAAAGATTTCATAACCTTCAAAGCTTGACAGTTACAAATTGCAACTTGGTGGAAAACATATTTGATTTTACAAATATTCCACATTCTTATGATATAATTGAAACAAACTTGGATAATATATTTCTAGAAATGCTTCCAAATTTGATACACGTATGGAAGGATAACACCTGTGAAatacttaaatataataatttgcGAAGCATAAGTGTTGATGAgagtaaaaatttaaaatatctctTTCCACTTTCTATTTCAATTGACCTAGAAAAATTGGAAGTCCTTAAGATAAGGGACTGTGGGGCAATGAAAGAGATTGTTGCTTGGGACAAACATGCAAGTGAAGATGCTATCAACTTTAAGTTCCCTCATTTAAACACTCTATCATTGATAGACTTAAATGATTTGAGGAGTTTCTACTCAGGAGCTCACACTTTAGAGTGGCCAGCATTAAAGGAATTGGATATAGTCGATTGTATCATGTTGGAAGGGTTGACTTCAAAAATCATAAATTCAACAGTGCAACCAATTGTTTTAGCTACAGAAAAG gtgTTGTACAACTTGGAAAATATGTCATTTAGCTTGAACGAAGCAGAGTGGTTGCAGAAATACATTGCTAATGTTCACAAAATGCACAAACTAGAAGAACTTACCTTGTTTGGATTGAATAATAGTGAAATTCTCTTTTGGTTTCTTCATAGACTtccaaatttgaaaattttaagtTTGAAACTTTGTCACTTGGAAAGGATTTGGGGTTTTGAAAATCTTATTTCACGTGAAAAAATAGGTGTTGTTATGCAACTTGAAGAGTTTAGGTTAAATTGCATGTGGGCTCTTGAAGAGATTGGCTTTGAGCATGACGTGCTTCTTCAAAGGGTAAAATGCTTAATCATTCTACAATGTAAAAAATTGAGAAATCTAGCGTCGTCCTCAGTGTCTTTTAGTTACTTAAGATATTTAGAAGTGGGGAACTGCATGATGAGGAATTTAATGACAACCTCAACTGCTAAAACCTTGGTTCAACTCAAAACGATGAAAGTAAGTTCATGTCCAATGATTGTGGAAATCGTTGCAGAAAATGTTGAGGAAAAAGTAGAAGAGATTGAGTTTAAAGTATTAGAATCATTAGAATTGGTGTCTCTACAAAATCTCAAGTGTTTCTCGAATGTGGAGAAGTGTGACTTAAAATTCCCACTACTGGAAAAATTAGTAGTGAGTGAATGCCCTCAAATGACAAAATTATCTGAAGTCCAAAGTGCTCCAAACCTAGAGAAAGTACATGTTGCAGCCGAAGAAAAAGACAAGTGGTATTGGGAAGGTGATTTGAATGCAACCCTGCAGAAACATTTCACAGATCAG gTTTCTTTTGAATATTCAAAGTATGCAAGACTTATTGATTATCCTGAGACGAAAGGTGTTCGGCACGACAAACCTGTTTTCccagataatttttttaactgttTAGAGAAATTGGAATTCGATGCAGCATGTAAAAGAGATGTTTTGATTCCCTCTCATGTCCTTCTTCACTTGAAGAACTTAAAAGAATTGAATGTGCATAGTTCGAATGCAGTGAAGGTAATATTTGACATTGATGAGATTGAGATCAAGATGAAGAGAATATTCTTTCGTTTGGAAAAACTTACTTTAAAAAACTTGCAAAATTTGAAATGTGTATGGAAGGAAAACCTCGAAGGAACTGTCAGCTTTCCCAATTTGCAAGAAGTGGTTGTTCATGGTTGTGGAAGCTTGGTAACATTGTTTTCTGTATCCCTAGCCAGAAATCTTGAGAAGCTTAAAACACTTGAAATACAAGAGTGTGATAAATTGGTAGAAATAGttgaaaaagaagatgcaatGGAAACGGGGATGACAGTATTTGTGTTTCCTTGTTTGTACCATCTAACTTTTTCGAGTATGCCACTCTTGAGTTGCTTTTATCCTGGAAAACATCATCTGGAATGTCCCTTGTTATATTCGCTACATGTGCAATATTGTCCTAAGTTAAAGCTATTCACATCAAACTTTGACGATGGTGAGAATCAAGGAGTTATAGAGGCTCCAATTAGCCCACTACAGCAACCTTTGTTCTCTGTTGAAATATTG TCTTCTCCGAAACTGAAGAAGTTGGTACTCAATGAGAAAATTATTATGTTGTTGAGCGATGCACGTTTGCCACAAGACCTTCTTTACAAGTTAAATCATCTTTCTTTGTGCTTTGGGGATGATAACAATGAGAAAGATACTTTGCCTTTTGATTTCTTTCACAAGGTACCCAATTTAGAAGAACTTGTTGTAGAAAACTGCTTTGGTCTGAAGGAGATATTTCCCTCTCAAAAGCTTCAAGTTCATGACACAGTACTTGTGAGATTGAAAGAATTATTCTTGCTTCAGCTAAATGAGTTAGATTGGGTAGGTTTAGAGCACCCATGGGTACAACCATACTCCGAAAAGCTTGAATTATTATATCTCAGCAACTGTCCTCAAGtagaaaaaatagtttattttgcAGTGTCTTTCATCAATCTTAAACAGTTGTATGTGAAGCTCTGTGAAAAGATGGAGTATTTATTCACATTTACAACACTCAAAAGTTTGGTGAAACTTGAGAGCCTAGTTGTGGAGGAGTGTGAATCAATAAAAGAAATTGCAaaaaatgaagatgaagatgattgTGATGAGATAGTATTCGGACAACTTACATTGATTGAGCTAAATTGCTTACCAAGTTTAGTGAGCTTTTATTCAGGGAATGCCACTTTGCGATGCTCGTCTTTGGTAGCAGTGAAGGTAACTGAATGCCCTAATATGGAAACTTTCTCTCAAGGAGTCATAAAAGCTCCAACTTTATTGGGGATTCAAACATCAGAGGATATTGATGTAACATTCAACGACGATCTCAACACAACGATTCGGAGGTTGTTTCACCAAAAG GATTTTTTCAACTATTCAAAGCGTAGGATTCTTGACTATTATCTTGAGATGACTAAAGTTCAACACAAAAAACCTGCTATTTCAGACAACTTTTTTGGCAGTTTCAAGAAATTGGAATTTGATGCAGCATTTAATAGACCTCTTTTAATTCCCTCTCATGTACTTCCTTACTTGAAGAACTTAGAAGAATTGAATGTGCATAGTTCTGATGCAATACAAGTAATATTTGACATAGATGAGAGTGAAGTCAAGATGAAGGGAATAGTTTATTGTTTGAAAAAgcttactttaaaaaaattgtcaaatttgAAATGTGTATGGAAAGAATACTCCAGAGGAATTGTCAGCTTTCCCAATTTGCAAGAAGTGGTTGTTAAAGATTGTGGAAGCCTAGTAACATTGTTCTCTTCATTCCTTGCAAAAAATCTTGAGAAGCTTGAGACACTTCGAATGAAAAGGTGTGAGAAATTGATAGAAATAGTTGGAAAGGAAGATGGAATGGAACATGGAACGACATTAATGTTTGAATTACCTGTTTTGTCCCTTCTATGTCTTGAAAACATGCCACTGTTGAGTTGCTTTTACCCTAAAAAGCATCATCTGGAATGTCCCTCGTTAAAAGTCTTATTTGTGATATGTTGTCCTAATTTGAAGTTGTTCTCATCAGACTTTGATGATAGTCAAAAAAGAGTTATAGAGGCTTCAATTAGTCCGATACAACAACCTTTGTTGTCGGTTGAAAAG GTTTCTCCCAAACTCGTGGCATTAGCATTCAATGAGGAAAACATTAAGCTTATGAGCTATGCACATTTGCCACAAGACCTTCTTTGTAAACTAAAATTTCTTGTAGTTTACTTTGAGGATAACAATGAGAAAGGTACTTTGCCTTTTGATTTCTTTCACAAGGTACCCAATTTAGAACTTCTTTTTGTACACCAATGCTTTGGTTTGAAGGAGATATTTCCCTCTCAAAAGCTTCAAGTTCATGACACAATATTTGTGAGATTGAAACAATTATACTTGCAACAGCTAAATGAGTTAGAGTGGATTGGTTTAGAGCATCCATGGGTACAACCATACTGTGAAAAAACTTGA